The Burkholderia ambifaria AMMD genome has a segment encoding these proteins:
- a CDS encoding LysR substrate-binding domain-containing protein, whose protein sequence is MPRTLDVDLLRTFHAVAKLGRFKDAAVHVNRSPSSVTAQIQKLEEMVAQRLFTRNNQAVELTQFGHKLLSDTTEFLLSHDRLVESLSPQMLTGKLRLGIPDSYAAHFMAEFLPRFAADRPLLELTVEARSSEELQLLFSRGQLDITIAVVPKALPHAELLSKTHPVWVAARTFKFNPDAPLPIAVQLQGCPYRDTALSALKKAKIAHRMLLESASSPAVEACIANGLAVGLIEHDRISGNLTSHVAGVVLPDLPPHLITVLTDDSNRAALHLRDVLKSTFRIG, encoded by the coding sequence ATGCCACGCACCCTGGACGTCGATCTGCTGCGTACCTTCCACGCCGTCGCGAAGCTTGGCCGCTTCAAGGACGCGGCCGTTCATGTGAATCGCAGCCCGTCGTCGGTCACCGCGCAGATTCAGAAGCTGGAAGAGATGGTCGCGCAGCGCCTGTTTACGCGAAACAATCAGGCGGTCGAACTCACGCAGTTCGGCCACAAGCTGCTCAGCGACACCACCGAGTTTCTGCTGAGCCACGACCGGCTCGTCGAATCGCTGTCGCCGCAGATGCTGACCGGCAAGCTGCGGCTCGGCATCCCCGATTCCTACGCCGCGCATTTCATGGCGGAATTCCTGCCGCGCTTCGCCGCCGATCGGCCGCTGCTGGAATTGACGGTCGAAGCGCGTTCCAGCGAAGAGTTGCAGTTGCTGTTCTCGCGCGGCCAGCTCGACATCACGATCGCCGTGGTGCCGAAAGCGCTGCCGCACGCCGAACTGCTCAGCAAGACCCACCCGGTGTGGGTCGCCGCGCGCACCTTCAAGTTCAATCCCGACGCGCCGCTGCCGATCGCCGTGCAGCTGCAGGGCTGCCCGTACCGCGACACCGCGCTGAGTGCGCTGAAGAAGGCGAAGATCGCGCACCGGATGCTGCTCGAAAGCGCCAGTTCGCCGGCGGTCGAAGCGTGTATCGCGAACGGCCTGGCGGTCGGCCTGATCGAGCACGATCGCATATCGGGCAACCTGACGAGCCACGTCGCCGGGGTCGTGCTGCCCGATCTGCCGCCGCACCTGATCACCGTCCTGACGGACGACAGCAATCGCGCCGCGCTGCATCTGCGCGACGTACTGAAAAGCACGTTCAGGATCGGATAG
- a CDS encoding ABC transporter ATP-binding protein — translation MLKLEQVHTHYGAVEALAGVSIEVKKGEIVTLIGSNGAGKTTLMMTVCGTPRASSGRVLFEGNDITAMSTHQIMRQGMAISPEGRRVFPSLTVLENLKMGGFFASRHEIDDGIEHVFKLFPRLKERATQRAGTMSGGEQQMLAIGRALMSKPRLLLLDEPTLGLAPLVIAQIFDIIRTIRDEGVTVFLVEQNANKALGVADRGYVLETGRVVLADTGANLLANDRIKQAYLGG, via the coding sequence ATGCTGAAGCTGGAACAGGTCCATACGCACTACGGCGCGGTCGAGGCGCTCGCGGGCGTGTCGATCGAGGTGAAGAAGGGCGAGATCGTCACGCTGATCGGCAGCAACGGCGCCGGCAAGACGACGCTGATGATGACCGTGTGCGGCACGCCGCGCGCATCGTCGGGCCGCGTGCTGTTCGAGGGCAACGACATCACCGCGATGTCGACGCACCAGATCATGCGGCAGGGGATGGCGATCTCGCCGGAGGGGCGGCGCGTGTTCCCGAGCCTGACGGTGCTCGAGAACCTGAAGATGGGCGGCTTCTTCGCGAGCCGTCACGAGATCGACGACGGCATCGAGCACGTGTTCAAGCTGTTTCCGCGCCTGAAGGAGCGCGCGACGCAGCGGGCCGGCACGATGTCGGGCGGCGAGCAGCAGATGCTGGCGATCGGCCGCGCGCTGATGAGCAAGCCGCGCTTGCTGCTGCTCGACGAGCCGACGCTCGGCCTCGCGCCGCTCGTGATCGCGCAGATCTTCGACATCATCCGGACGATCCGCGACGAAGGTGTCACGGTGTTTCTGGTCGAGCAGAACGCGAACAAGGCGCTGGGTGTGGCCGATCGCGGCTACGTGCTCGAAACCGGGCGCGTGGTGCTGGCCGACACGGGCGCGAACCTGCTCGCGAACGACCGGATCAAGCAGGCGTATCTCGGCGGGTGA
- the livG gene encoding high-affinity branched-chain amino acid ABC transporter ATP-binding protein LivG produces the protein MSANAELLKVAGLQMRFGGLLAVDGIDFDVRRNEVFAIIGPNGAGKTTVFNCVGGFYKPTGGDVVLDGHAIGGLPSHKIALKGLVRTFQNIRLFKSLTVVENLLVAQHRKVKAGLLPGLFSTPAYRRAEKDALERAAVWLDRMGLGSVANRPAGTLSYGHQRRLEIARCMITEPRLLMLDEPAAGLNPQEKIELQHLIDKLRHEFGVSVLLIEHDMSLVMGVSDRILVMEHGRPIVIGTPEAVRNDPRVIKAYLGEE, from the coding sequence ATGAGCGCGAATGCAGAACTGTTGAAGGTCGCCGGGCTGCAGATGCGCTTCGGCGGGTTGCTCGCGGTGGACGGCATCGATTTCGACGTGCGCCGCAACGAGGTGTTCGCGATCATCGGGCCGAACGGTGCGGGCAAGACCACGGTGTTCAACTGCGTCGGCGGCTTCTACAAGCCGACCGGCGGCGACGTCGTGCTCGACGGCCACGCGATCGGCGGGCTGCCGAGCCACAAGATCGCGTTGAAGGGCCTGGTGCGCACGTTCCAGAACATCCGCCTGTTCAAGTCGCTGACGGTCGTCGAGAACTTGCTCGTCGCGCAGCATCGCAAGGTCAAGGCCGGGCTGCTGCCGGGCCTGTTCTCGACGCCCGCCTATCGTCGCGCCGAGAAGGACGCGCTCGAACGCGCGGCCGTATGGCTCGACCGGATGGGGCTGGGGTCGGTCGCCAACCGGCCGGCCGGCACGCTGTCGTACGGGCACCAGCGGCGTCTCGAGATCGCGCGCTGCATGATCACCGAGCCGCGTCTCTTGATGCTCGACGAGCCGGCGGCAGGCCTCAACCCGCAGGAAAAGATCGAGCTACAGCACCTGATCGACAAGCTGCGCCACGAGTTCGGCGTGTCGGTGCTGCTGATCGAACACGACATGAGCCTCGTGATGGGCGTGTCGGACCGCATCCTCGTGATGGAGCACGGCCGGCCGATCGTGATCGGCACGCCGGAAGCGGTCCGCAACGACCCGCGCGTGATCAAGGCGTATCTGGGGGAAGAGTGA